A single region of the Gossypium arboreum isolate Shixiya-1 chromosome 12, ASM2569848v2, whole genome shotgun sequence genome encodes:
- the LOC108478551 gene encoding dof zinc finger protein DOF3.4-like produces the protein MPSESGDQSRRLSKVLNPGAPPPEQEQLPCPRCDSTNTKFCYYNNYNFSQPRHFCKSCRRYWTHGGTLRDIPVGGGTKKNAKRSRTNTHATATTHNNFPLPATPVLLPISANQGSFGIGGESKGNGGGNGNICGSFTSLLNTQGPGFLALGGFGLGIAPALEDVGFGLGRGIWAFSGMGDGAAVVGANGGGAAAATGMGNPWQFEGGETGFVDGGDCFSWPELAISTPGNGFK, from the coding sequence ATGCCATCAGAATCGGGAGATCAAAGCAGGCGTTTAAGCAAGGTCCTAAACCCGGGAGCCCCCCCACCAGAACAAGAGCAGCTACCTTGTCCACGTTGTGACTCCACTAATACTAAGTTCTGCTACTATAACAACTACAATTTTTCTCAGCCTCGTCATTTCTGCAAGTCCTGTCGTCGTTACTGGACTCATGGTGGTACCCTCAGGGACATCCCTGTTGGCGGTGGCACCAAGAAAAACGCTAAGCGTTCTCGCACCAACACCCATGCCACCGCAACTACTCATAATAACTTCCCATTACCTGCCACCCCGGTTTTGTTGCCAATCTCGGCCAACCAAGGAAGTTTTGGTATTGGTGGAGAGTCGAAAGGCAACGGGGGTGGTAATGGAAACATATGTGGAAGTTTTACCTCCTTGTTGAATACACAAGGGCCTGGTTTTCTGGCTCTTGGTGGGTTTGGGCTCGGTATTGCTCCAGCACTTGAGGATGTTGGGTTCGGGCTTGGGAGAGGAATCTGGGCCTTTTCAGGAATGGGAGATGGAGCAGCCGTTGTTGGTGCCAACGGTGGTGGGGCCGCTGCTGCTACGGGAATGGGGAACCCATGGCAGTTTGAAGGTGGAGAAACTGGGTTTGTTGATGGCGGGGATTGCTTTTCTTGGCCTGAACTTGCTATTTCAACCCCAGGAAATGGGTTCAAGTGA